DNA sequence from the Janibacter sp. CX7 genome:
ACCGGTGGCCACGCCGGCCTCGATCAACGTCCACGGTCCGTGACAGATCGCCGCCACCGGCTTGCCGCTCTCGACGAAGTCCCGGACGAAGGCGACAGCGTCCTCGTCGAGCCGGAGCTTGTCGGGGTTCACCGTGCCGCCCGGAAGCACCAAGGCGTCGTAGTCGGCCACCGAGGCCTCAGCCACCAGCCCGTCGACGGCGAACGTCCCCACCGGATCCAGGTCGTTCTCGCGGGCCTGGATCTCGCCCTCATCGACCGAGAGGACCTCGGTCCGGGCGCCGGCCTTGTCCAGAACCTCGCGGGGTTGCTCGAGTTCGACGCGCTCGACCCCGTCCGCGGCGAGGATCGCGACTCTCTTGCCCTGCAGATCTGCTGCCATGTCAGTTTGCCTTCTTTCCGTCGGACATACCCGGCTTGATGACGACCTTGGTCCAGCCCTCGGACCTGGAGTCGAAGTTCCTGTAGGCGTCGGCGGCCTGGTCCAGCGAGATCTCGTGGGAGATGATCCAGGACGGCTTCGCCTTGTCAGCCGCGATCAGGTCACGCAGCCGGCGGTTGTACCTCTTGACCGGGCACTGACCGTTGCCCATGGTCTGTCCCTTGAACCAGTGGGTGCCGAAGTCGATGGCCGCCTTGCCCTGCTTGGCCAATTCGCCCTTGGCCCCCGGGTCCTCGGGGACGAACACGCCGACGGTGCCGATCCCGCCGGTAAAACGCACCGAGTTGATGAGCATGTTCAAGGTGGCAGCCGGGTCTTCGTTCCCCTGCGGGTCGTGGGCCTGGTAGCCCACGCACTCGCAGCCACGGTCGGCTCCGAGCCCCATGGTCTCGTCCAGCACAGCCTGCACGGGGTCGGTCTTGGAGTCGTCGATGGCGATCGCTCCGATCTGCTCGGCCAGCGCGAGCCGGTCGGGGTGGCGATCGACCACCATGACCTTCGCGGCGCCCTTGATCGTCGCGGACAGCGCAGCCATCAGACCCACCGGACCGGCTCCAGCGATCACGACGCTGTCGCCCGGGATCACGCCAGCCATCTCGGTGGCGTGGTAACCGGTGGGGAAGATGTCGGAGAGCATGACGTAGTCATTCTCCTTCTCCTCCGCGTCCTCGCCCAGGCGCAGTGCGTTGTGGTCTCCGAAGGGCACCCGGAGCAGCTCGGCCTGGCCGCCGCCGTACGGGCCCATCTCTGCAAAACCGTAGGCCGCGCCGGCGGCAGACGGGTCAGGCTGGGTGGTGAGGCAGTAGTTCGTGAGCCCGCGCTCGCAGTTCTTGCAGAACCCGCACGAGATGTTGAAGGGCAGCACGACCCGGTCGCCGACCTGGACCTTCTCCACGCCCTTACCGATCTCCACCACCTCCCCCATGTTTTCGTGGCCGAAGGTGCGGCCCTCCTCGAAGGAGGTTCGTCCCTCGTACATGTGCAGGTCCGAGCCGCAGATATTGGTCGTTGTCATCCTGACCAGCACATCGGTGGGGCGCTCGATCTTCGCGTCCGGAACATCCGTCACCGCGACATCTCTGGGCCCCTGATAGACGACAGCCTTCATGGCGAGTCTCCAATGGTTGTGCGTGGTGAACTTCTGACTCCTTCACACTCACAGCGCGTCATGGCCGCGTCAAGCGCGTGCCACCGAACCCGACATGTCGACCGGACTTCCCCTAGCCTGCGGACGTGGGCCCCACCGATACGGACCGTCCGCGGTGGCGGCACGTCATGCCCCCCGCGGTCGCGATGGTGCTCGCCGTCGTCGTGGTCGCCGAGATCGCCTGGGCCGCCTTTGTCCTCGCGGGGTCCGACGACCTGCGTCCGCACGCCGTGCCCGCGGTGGTCGCCGCCGACCCGGTCGTCGCCGAGAGCGTGGCCCGGCAGTACGACGACCTGCCGGGCGACCCCTTCGACCTGCGTGCGGTGACCAACGAGGACACGGCACGCGCGGCACTCGACGACGGGTCTGCGCGGGCCGCGCTCATCGTCGATCTCGAGGGGTCCGTCGACCGCCTGCTGCTCGCCTCGGCCAACGACGACACCCTCGACGCGGCGATTCGCGACCGCGTCGAGCAGACCGACGAGAGTCTTGGCCGCACCGTCCACGTCGAGACCGTCGGCCCCGCTGACGCCGACGAGCGAAGGGAGGCCGCCCGCCTTGCCGTCGCCCTCGCCCTGCTCCTGGGGTTCCTCCTCGCGGTGGGCACGAGCCTGCGCGACGGGCCGGTGTCCCGCACCCACCTGCGCGCGCTGCGCCGGACCCTCGTCATCGGCTCCGCCTCCGTCGTCGGCGGGGCGCTCATCGGTGTGCTCGTGCTGCGCGGCAGCTGGGTCGGGGTGCTCGTGGCGGCCGCCGTCGCCGGAGCGGCCGCGGTCTCGACCATCGCGCTCGAAGCACTCTTCGGGTGGGCGGGTCTCGGGCTGGTGGTCGTCGCCTTCTTCGCCACGGGCGCACCGGTGCTCGCC
Encoded proteins:
- a CDS encoding type 1 glutamine amidotransferase domain-containing protein, which encodes MAADLQGKRVAILAADGVERVELEQPREVLDKAGARTEVLSVDEGEIQARENDLDPVGTFAVDGLVAEASVADYDALVLPGGTVNPDKLRLDEDAVAFVRDFVESGKPVAAICHGPWTLIEAGVATGRTLTSFPSIRTDLRNAGANVVDEEVVVDKNLITSRSPEDLPAFSAAIVSQLEGTSTTEGGKS
- a CDS encoding glutathione-independent formaldehyde dehydrogenase — its product is MKAVVYQGPRDVAVTDVPDAKIERPTDVLVRMTTTNICGSDLHMYEGRTSFEEGRTFGHENMGEVVEIGKGVEKVQVGDRVVLPFNISCGFCKNCERGLTNYCLTTQPDPSAAGAAYGFAEMGPYGGGQAELLRVPFGDHNALRLGEDAEEKENDYVMLSDIFPTGYHATEMAGVIPGDSVVIAGAGPVGLMAALSATIKGAAKVMVVDRHPDRLALAEQIGAIAIDDSKTDPVQAVLDETMGLGADRGCECVGYQAHDPQGNEDPAATLNMLINSVRFTGGIGTVGVFVPEDPGAKGELAKQGKAAIDFGTHWFKGQTMGNGQCPVKRYNRRLRDLIAADKAKPSWIISHEISLDQAADAYRNFDSRSEGWTKVVIKPGMSDGKKAN